Proteins encoded within one genomic window of Amycolatopsis nigrescens CSC17Ta-90:
- a CDS encoding serine hydrolase domain-containing protein — MTKTGAWRLGVALGAVAVTLSTPGLAIAEQADDHAGVQRALEGYRSHGGPGAAVHAGDVSQGWDLHVGPKVVNTNQFIGPNDAFRAASQTKTFTAAVVLQLVDEGKVALDAPIERYLPGVVAGNGYDGNRITVRQLLQQTSGINGAPSNAKANADGTYDLQELVRAGLAGNPPKSEPAWNYSNINYYIAGLLIEQATGMPARDAITARIIRPLGLNQTSFPAPGDKSLPGAYVHGYRGGTVGGVFLWLDTTFGEWGSGTAEPSFWSTAGGMVSTLSDLALFDQSLVQGKVVSAASLAEMRKTVPTSWPGTEHYGLGLWGHDLSCGGQAWGLLGDLSTGYSSATMATDDGRHAAIVTNTAVPNNDTPTRLDVLDAALCDKE; from the coding sequence ATGACCAAGACTGGGGCGTGGCGGCTGGGGGTGGCGCTCGGCGCTGTTGCTGTCACGTTGAGCACGCCGGGGCTGGCGATCGCAGAGCAGGCCGATGACCATGCCGGGGTCCAGCGGGCGCTGGAAGGCTATCGGTCGCACGGCGGACCGGGCGCCGCCGTCCACGCCGGCGATGTTAGCCAGGGCTGGGACCTGCACGTCGGGCCGAAGGTGGTCAACACCAACCAGTTCATCGGCCCGAACGACGCCTTCCGGGCGGCGAGTCAGACCAAGACGTTCACCGCCGCCGTGGTGCTGCAGTTGGTCGACGAGGGCAAGGTGGCGTTGGACGCGCCGATCGAGCGCTACCTGCCCGGCGTGGTCGCCGGCAACGGCTACGACGGCAACCGCATCACCGTCCGGCAGCTTCTCCAGCAGACCAGCGGGATCAACGGCGCCCCCAGCAACGCCAAGGCCAATGCCGATGGCACCTACGATCTGCAGGAGCTGGTCCGCGCCGGGCTCGCCGGCAACCCGCCCAAGTCCGAGCCGGCCTGGAACTACTCCAACATCAACTACTACATCGCGGGGCTGCTCATCGAGCAGGCAACCGGCATGCCGGCCCGTGACGCGATCACCGCCCGGATCATCCGGCCGCTCGGCCTGAACCAGACCAGTTTCCCGGCCCCCGGGGACAAGTCGCTGCCCGGGGCGTATGTCCACGGTTACCGGGGCGGCACCGTCGGCGGCGTCTTCCTGTGGCTGGACACCACCTTCGGCGAGTGGGGCAGCGGTACCGCCGAGCCGTCGTTCTGGAGCACCGCCGGCGGCATGGTCTCCACCTTGTCCGACCTCGCCCTGTTCGACCAGAGCCTCGTGCAGGGCAAGGTCGTCTCCGCCGCCAGTCTCGCCGAAATGCGCAAGACGGTGCCCACCAGCTGGCCCGGCACCGAGCACTACGGCCTCGGCCTGTGGGGTCACGACCTGAGCTGCGGCGGGCAGGCGTGGGGGCTCCTCGGCGACCTGTCCACCGGCTACTCGTCGGCGACCATGGCCACCGACGACGGCAGGCACGCCGCCATCGTCACCAACACCGCGGTCCCCAACAACGACACACCGACCCGGCTCGACGTCCTCGACGCCGCGCTGTGCGACAAGGAGTAA
- a CDS encoding VOC family protein translates to MPWGFQVTFDVADPARQARFWAVALGYELQKPPPGFDSWVAFAERIGLPRERWDAMAAVVDPEGTRPRLLFQRVPEGKVAKNRVHLDVHVSGEHGGTEAGWNLIQEHVRRLAEAGATVLHENHDEAGRCMVLQDPEGNEFCVQ, encoded by the coding sequence ATGCCTTGGGGTTTCCAGGTCACCTTCGACGTCGCCGATCCGGCCCGGCAGGCGCGGTTCTGGGCGGTCGCGCTCGGCTACGAGCTGCAGAAGCCGCCGCCCGGCTTCGACAGCTGGGTGGCGTTCGCCGAGCGCATCGGGTTGCCGCGCGAACGCTGGGACGCGATGGCCGCCGTGGTCGATCCGGAGGGAACGCGGCCGCGGTTGCTGTTCCAGCGGGTGCCGGAGGGCAAGGTCGCGAAGAACCGGGTGCACCTGGACGTGCACGTGAGCGGGGAGCACGGTGGCACCGAAGCGGGCTGGAACCTGATACAGGAACATGTCCGCCGGCTTGCCGAAGCCGGTGCCACCGTGCTCCACGAGAACCACGACGAGGCCGGTCGCTGCATGGTGCTGCAGGACCCGGAGGGAAACGAGTTCTGCGTGCAGTGA
- the uvrB gene encoding excinuclease ABC subunit UvrB → MAFATEHPVLAQSDFRPVSEIPRSDGRFKMVSDYQPAGDQPAAIDDLERRITGGEKDVVLLGATGTGKSATTAWLIERVQRPTLVMAPNKTLAAQLANELRDFFPENAVEYFVSYYDYYQPEAYIAQTDTYIEKDSSINDDVERLRHSATMNLLSRRDVIVVASVSCIYGLGTPQSYLDRSAKLEVGGEVERDAFLRALVDVQYTRNDVAFARGTFRVRGDTVEIIPAYEELAIRVEFFGDEIDKLYYLHPLTGDIVQELEEVRIFPATHYVAGPERMEKAIRGIEAELEERLATLEKQGKLLEAQRLRMRTAYDIEMMRQVGFCSGIENYSRHIDGRDAGSAPATLIDYFPEDFLLVIDESHVTVPQIGGMYEGDMSRKRNLVEFGFRLPSAVDNRPLTWEEFSDRIGQTVYLSATPGPYEMGRTGGEFVEQVIRPTGLIDPEVIVKPTEGQIDDLVHEIRVRAERDERVLVTTLTKKMAEDLTDYLLELGIRVRYLHSEVDTLRRVELLRQLRSGDFDVLIGINLLREGLDLPEVSLVSILDADKEGFLRSGTSLIQTIGRAARNVSGQVHMYADKITDSMRHAIDETNRRREKQTAYNEERGLDPQPLRKKIADILDRVYDEAEDSEQGIAVGGSGRNVSRGKKPEQGGGGRSSGVLADKDVSTMPRAELADLIQQMTDQMMQAARDLQFELAARLRDEISDLKKELRGMDAAGVK, encoded by the coding sequence GTGGCTTTCGCAACCGAACACCCCGTACTGGCCCAGTCCGATTTCCGGCCCGTCTCCGAGATCCCCCGGAGCGACGGCCGGTTCAAGATGGTCAGCGACTACCAGCCCGCCGGCGACCAGCCCGCCGCGATCGACGATCTGGAGCGGCGGATCACCGGCGGGGAGAAGGACGTGGTGCTGCTCGGCGCCACCGGTACCGGTAAGTCGGCCACCACGGCCTGGCTGATCGAGCGGGTGCAGCGGCCGACGCTGGTGATGGCGCCGAACAAGACGCTGGCCGCCCAGCTGGCCAACGAGCTGCGTGACTTCTTCCCGGAGAACGCGGTCGAGTACTTCGTCAGCTACTACGACTACTACCAGCCCGAGGCGTACATCGCGCAGACCGACACCTACATCGAGAAGGACTCGTCGATCAACGACGACGTGGAGCGGCTGCGGCACTCGGCGACGATGAACCTGCTGTCCCGGCGGGATGTGATCGTGGTGGCGAGCGTGTCCTGCATCTACGGCCTCGGTACCCCGCAGTCCTATCTGGACCGCTCCGCCAAGCTCGAGGTGGGCGGCGAGGTCGAGCGGGACGCGTTCCTGCGCGCGTTGGTCGACGTGCAGTACACCCGCAACGACGTCGCCTTCGCCCGTGGCACCTTCCGGGTCCGCGGCGACACCGTGGAGATCATCCCGGCCTACGAGGAGCTGGCCATCCGGGTCGAGTTCTTCGGTGACGAGATCGACAAGCTCTACTACCTGCACCCGCTGACCGGCGACATCGTCCAGGAGCTGGAAGAGGTGCGGATCTTCCCGGCCACCCACTACGTGGCAGGCCCGGAGCGGATGGAGAAGGCCATCCGCGGCATCGAAGCCGAGCTGGAAGAGCGCCTGGCCACCCTGGAGAAGCAGGGCAAGCTGCTGGAGGCGCAGCGGCTGCGCATGCGCACCGCCTACGACATCGAGATGATGCGCCAGGTCGGGTTCTGCTCGGGTATCGAGAACTACTCGCGGCACATCGACGGGCGCGATGCCGGGAGCGCACCGGCCACCCTGATCGACTACTTCCCGGAAGATTTCCTGCTGGTCATCGACGAATCCCACGTCACGGTGCCGCAGATCGGCGGCATGTACGAGGGTGACATGTCCCGGAAGCGCAACCTGGTCGAGTTCGGCTTCCGGCTGCCCAGCGCGGTGGACAACCGGCCGCTGACCTGGGAGGAGTTCTCCGACCGGATCGGCCAGACGGTGTACCTGTCGGCCACCCCGGGGCCCTACGAGATGGGCCGGACCGGTGGCGAGTTCGTCGAGCAGGTGATCCGCCCGACCGGGCTGATCGACCCCGAGGTGATCGTCAAGCCGACCGAGGGCCAGATCGACGACCTGGTGCACGAGATCAGGGTCCGCGCCGAGCGGGACGAGCGGGTGCTGGTCACCACGCTGACCAAGAAGATGGCCGAGGACCTCACCGACTACCTGCTCGAGCTCGGCATCAGGGTGCGTTACCTGCACTCCGAAGTGGACACCCTGCGCCGGGTGGAGCTGCTGCGGCAGCTGCGCTCCGGCGATTTCGACGTGCTGATCGGCATCAACCTGCTGCGCGAGGGGCTTGACCTGCCGGAGGTCTCCCTTGTGTCCATTTTGGACGCCGACAAGGAGGGCTTCCTGCGCAGCGGTACCTCGCTGATCCAGACCATCGGCCGTGCCGCCCGTAACGTGTCCGGGCAGGTGCACATGTACGCGGACAAGATCACCGACTCGATGCGGCACGCGATCGACGAGACGAACCGCCGCCGGGAGAAGCAGACCGCGTACAACGAGGAGCGCGGGCTGGATCCGCAGCCGCTGCGCAAGAAGATCGCGGACATCCTGGACCGGGTGTACGACGAGGCGGAGGACTCGGAGCAGGGGATCGCGGTCGGTGGCTCGGGCCGCAACGTCTCGCGGGGCAAGAAGCCCGAGCAGGGCGGCGGTGGCCGCAGTTCCGGGGTGCTGGCGGACAAGGACGTGTCCACGATGCCGCGCGCCGAGCTGGCCGACCTGATCCAGCAGATGACCGACCAGATGATGCAGGCCGCGCGCGACCTCCAGTTCGAGCTGGCGGCGCGGCTGCGGGACGAGATCTCCGACCTGAAGAAGGAGCTGCGCGGCATGGATGCCGCGGGTGTGAAGTAA
- a CDS encoding DUF5685 family protein, translated as MFGILRPCRHRLSSALHADWLAHLCGLCLALRDEHGQLARTVTNYDGLVISVLAEAQSPRADGRRQAGPCPLRGLRRASVAHGEGARLAASVSLVLASAKLGDHVADGDGVYRRPVAAGAARLVAARFAEQGVRTGTGVGFDTAVLTEAVARQGEAERGIRPGDSMLLATEPTERATAAAFGHTAVVAGRPGNLAALTEAGRLFGRAAHLLDAVEDLAEDRVTGAWNPLMATGAGTAEARRLCDDAVLGVELALREAEFTDSSLVHALLVHELRQAVIRAFGHAGPAGPAGSQPRDTPGGEASPADEPAPGNPQGPPKGPKKKGSPRDGDGGGCWVPKFRVPPKKRGVLPGCAIATWMCCTCQFCCRDPHPGPWSGKPHAKWGCDCDCCDCCDTCDCCS; from the coding sequence GTGTTCGGAATCCTTCGCCCGTGCCGGCACCGGCTCTCCAGTGCCCTGCACGCGGACTGGCTGGCCCATCTGTGCGGTCTCTGCCTCGCTCTGCGCGACGAGCACGGGCAGCTCGCGCGCACGGTGACCAACTATGACGGGCTGGTGATCTCGGTGCTGGCCGAGGCGCAGTCGCCGCGGGCGGACGGCAGGCGCCAGGCCGGTCCGTGCCCGCTGCGCGGCCTGCGCCGGGCGTCGGTGGCGCACGGCGAGGGGGCCCGGCTGGCCGCCTCGGTCTCGCTGGTGCTGGCTTCGGCGAAGCTGGGCGACCACGTCGCAGACGGTGACGGGGTGTACCGCCGTCCGGTGGCCGCCGGAGCGGCCCGCCTGGTCGCGGCCCGTTTCGCGGAACAAGGCGTGCGGACCGGGACAGGCGTCGGCTTCGACACCGCCGTGCTCACCGAGGCGGTGGCACGTCAGGGTGAGGCCGAGCGCGGGATCCGGCCCGGTGACTCGATGCTGCTGGCCACCGAACCGACCGAGCGGGCCACGGCGGCGGCCTTCGGGCATACCGCGGTGGTGGCCGGCCGTCCCGGCAACCTGGCCGCGCTGACCGAGGCAGGCAGGCTGTTCGGCCGCGCGGCGCACCTGCTGGACGCGGTGGAGGACCTGGCCGAGGACCGGGTCACCGGCGCGTGGAACCCGCTGATGGCCACCGGTGCCGGCACGGCCGAGGCCCGCCGGCTCTGCGACGACGCGGTCCTCGGCGTCGAGCTGGCCCTGCGCGAGGCCGAGTTCACCGACTCCAGCCTGGTGCACGCACTGCTGGTGCACGAGCTGCGCCAGGCGGTGATCCGCGCTTTCGGGCATGCCGGGCCAGCCGGGCCAGCCGGGTCTCAGCCGCGGGACACACCTGGCGGTGAGGCGTCACCGGCCGACGAGCCGGCTCCCGGGAATCCCCAGGGCCCGCCGAAGGGCCCGAAGAAGAAGGGCTCTCCCCGGGACGGCGACGGCGGTGGTTGCTGGGTGCCGAAGTTCCGGGTCCCGCCGAAGAAGCGGGGTGTGCTGCCCGGCTGTGCGATCGCCACCTGGATGTGCTGCACCTGCCAGTTCTGCTGCCGGGATCCGCATCCCGGCCCGTGGAGCGGCAAACCACACGCAAAGTGGGGCTGCGACTGTGACTGCTGTGACTGCTGCGACACCTGTGACTGCTGTTCCTGA
- a CDS encoding DUF402 domain-containing protein, with amino-acid sequence MAPPHPPKIETFDLAGRINTDPKGIDRVVEEYRVEPFGLYMARPAPGRAQFHYLESWLLPGLGLRVTDFWFNPGHERDQDFYLDVIDTEVDGDRWLATDLYLDLVLKEEQRLDVLDTDELLDATVAGLLDTGRANRALETAYATVEGLTAHGYRLAPWLSTKDVKLSWRRH; translated from the coding sequence ATGGCGCCACCGCACCCACCCAAGATCGAGACCTTCGACCTGGCAGGCCGGATCAACACCGACCCGAAGGGCATCGACCGCGTGGTCGAGGAGTACCGGGTGGAACCCTTCGGCCTGTACATGGCACGCCCCGCGCCTGGCCGAGCCCAGTTCCACTACCTGGAGTCCTGGCTGCTGCCAGGACTCGGGCTGCGCGTCACCGACTTCTGGTTCAACCCCGGGCACGAACGCGACCAGGACTTCTACCTCGACGTGATCGACACCGAGGTCGACGGCGACCGCTGGCTGGCCACCGACCTCTACCTCGATCTGGTGCTGAAGGAGGAACAGCGCCTCGACGTGCTCGACACCGACGAACTGCTCGACGCGACCGTCGCCGGGCTGCTCGACACCGGGCGGGCGAACCGGGCGCTGGAAACCGCCTACGCCACCGTCGAAGGGCTCACCGCGCACGGCTACCGGCTCGCCCCCTGGCTGTCCACAAAGGACGTCAAGCTGAGCTGGCGGCGGCACTGA
- a CDS encoding ABC transporter ATP-binding protein, translated as MPVIEVQGLAKRYGEKVAVGDVSFSVERGEIFGILGPNGAGKTTTVECVEGLRKPDGGTVSVLGLDPARDTAELRQRLGVQLQESQLPDKLKVGEALDLYASFYRQPADQGKLLADLGLADKRDTMFKKLSGGQKQRLSIALSLIGSPEIAVLDELTTGLDPQARRDTWELIETVRDRGVTIVLVTHFMEEAERLCDRIAVIDAGRVVAIDTPAGLVAGVTDEQRIRFRPSAPIEDEAFTGLPEVRSVQRQGGQLVITGTGNVLHAVTSVLARRQVIAGELRVDQANLDDAFVALTGKKLD; from the coding sequence ATGCCGGTCATCGAGGTACAGGGACTGGCCAAGCGCTACGGCGAGAAGGTCGCGGTCGGCGACGTGTCGTTCAGCGTCGAACGCGGCGAGATCTTCGGCATCCTCGGCCCCAACGGCGCCGGGAAGACCACCACCGTGGAATGCGTCGAGGGCCTGCGCAAGCCGGACGGCGGCACCGTCTCGGTGCTCGGCCTCGACCCGGCCAGGGACACCGCCGAGCTTCGCCAGCGGCTGGGCGTTCAGCTGCAGGAGAGCCAGCTGCCGGACAAGTTGAAGGTCGGCGAGGCGCTCGACCTCTACGCGTCCTTCTACCGGCAGCCCGCCGACCAGGGAAAGCTGCTCGCAGACCTCGGACTGGCCGACAAGCGTGACACCATGTTCAAGAAGCTGTCCGGCGGCCAGAAACAACGGCTCTCCATCGCGCTGTCGCTGATCGGCAGCCCGGAGATCGCGGTGCTCGACGAGCTCACCACCGGACTGGACCCGCAGGCGCGGCGGGACACCTGGGAGCTGATCGAGACCGTGCGCGACCGGGGCGTGACGATCGTGCTGGTCACCCATTTCATGGAGGAGGCCGAACGGCTCTGCGACCGGATCGCGGTGATCGACGCCGGCCGGGTGGTCGCGATCGACACGCCGGCCGGGCTGGTCGCCGGGGTGACCGACGAGCAGCGGATCCGGTTCCGCCCGTCCGCGCCGATCGAGGACGAGGCGTTCACCGGGCTGCCCGAGGTCCGCTCGGTCCAGCGCCAAGGCGGACAGCTGGTCATCACCGGCACCGGCAACGTGCTGCACGCGGTGACCTCGGTGCTGGCCCGCCGCCAGGTCATCGCCGGGGAGCTGCGCGTGGACCAGGCCAACCTCGACGACGCCTTCGTGGCGCTCACCGGCAAGAAACTCGACTAG
- a CDS encoding ABC transporter permease, protein MTSATSVTSGPATHPPQGRTRQALAKMTLVETKLFLRDPGAPIVVIGIPLALLLVFGMMPDAKQPSAEFGGHSALDSLIAPMAIAILLAMLAMTMFPTAIASHREKGVLRRLAASPVSPSRLLTAQLLVNLTAAVLLVLLIVGVGTLALGLSVPKNLGGFAVSIVLGVAALFAVGLLIAALAPTGRAASGIGSVAFFPMLALGGVWVPKEKLPDFLQTAADVLPLGATLNSLRETWVGNSPQVLQLIAMAVCTVLCTVLAAKLFRWE, encoded by the coding sequence ATGACATCCGCGACTTCCGTGACTTCCGGGCCAGCAACGCACCCGCCCCAGGGGCGGACCCGCCAGGCGCTGGCCAAGATGACCCTCGTCGAAACCAAGCTGTTCCTGCGCGATCCCGGCGCGCCGATCGTGGTGATCGGCATCCCGCTCGCCCTGCTGCTGGTGTTCGGCATGATGCCGGACGCGAAACAGCCGAGCGCGGAGTTCGGCGGGCACTCCGCACTGGACTCGCTGATCGCACCGATGGCGATCGCCATCCTGCTGGCCATGCTGGCGATGACCATGTTCCCCACGGCGATCGCCTCCCACCGCGAAAAGGGCGTGCTGCGCCGGCTCGCGGCGAGCCCGGTGTCGCCGAGCCGGCTGCTGACCGCCCAGCTGCTGGTCAACCTGACCGCGGCGGTGCTGCTGGTGCTGCTGATCGTCGGGGTCGGCACGCTCGCATTGGGCCTGTCGGTGCCGAAGAACCTCGGCGGCTTCGCGGTGTCGATCGTGCTGGGGGTGGCTGCCCTGTTCGCGGTCGGCCTGCTGATCGCCGCGCTGGCCCCGACCGGCCGCGCGGCCAGCGGGATCGGCTCGGTGGCGTTCTTCCCGATGCTCGCGCTCGGCGGGGTCTGGGTGCCGAAGGAGAAGCTGCCGGACTTCCTGCAGACCGCGGCCGACGTGCTGCCGCTCGGCGCCACCCTGAACTCGCTGCGGGAGACCTGGGTCGGCAACAGCCCGCAGGTCCTGCAGCTGATCGCGATGGCGGTGTGCACCGTGCTCTGCACCGTGCTGGCGGCCAAGCTGTTCCGCTGGGAGTGA
- a CDS encoding sensor histidine kinase, translating into MTQPSHRPAAFWPGGTSKWEPWALRIELCLPHLLLLLSTVLSVATAGQSGADRLGTLALVGVALCWVLGTDTLAPRRWLNSPVALAFSLTGLLTIAGFLMARDLTFLLFAITGFFHGIRLRPPSAMLAGVGATSLLINTASFGGVTAAFTERTGMFLTVVVVQTLAIAGGARMSEKLAEYNETRRKALDELEAAHAENAGLHRQLLAQAREAGILDERQRLSREIHDTLAQGFTGIITQLEAAELVEDDPPERRRRLATAAALARENLTEARRAVHALRPEALESAQLPDALNAVAGRWGERCSVAIEFTTTGTAKPMHPEIEATLLRITQEALSNVAKHAGATRVGLTLSYMEDQVTLDVRDDGAGFDPDAVARSGPHGGFGLSGMRQRVQRLAGHLHVESEPGGGTAISANVPAVAAVSDR; encoded by the coding sequence ATGACTCAGCCCAGCCACCGGCCCGCGGCGTTCTGGCCCGGCGGGACGTCCAAGTGGGAGCCTTGGGCGCTGCGGATCGAGCTCTGCCTGCCGCACTTGCTGCTTCTGCTGAGCACCGTGCTCAGCGTCGCCACCGCAGGTCAGAGCGGCGCCGACCGGCTCGGCACGCTCGCGCTGGTCGGGGTCGCGCTCTGCTGGGTCCTCGGCACCGACACGCTGGCGCCGCGCCGCTGGCTGAACAGCCCGGTGGCGCTGGCGTTCTCGCTGACCGGCCTGCTCACCATCGCCGGTTTCCTGATGGCCAGGGATCTGACGTTCTTGCTCTTCGCCATCACCGGGTTCTTCCACGGCATCCGGCTGCGGCCGCCGTCGGCGATGCTCGCCGGGGTCGGAGCCACTTCGCTGCTGATCAACACCGCCTCCTTCGGCGGGGTCACCGCGGCGTTCACCGAACGGACGGGCATGTTCCTGACCGTGGTCGTGGTGCAGACGCTCGCTATCGCCGGCGGGGCACGGATGTCGGAGAAGCTGGCCGAGTACAACGAAACCCGGCGCAAGGCGCTCGACGAGCTCGAGGCGGCGCACGCGGAGAACGCCGGCCTGCACCGGCAGCTGCTCGCCCAGGCCAGGGAGGCCGGCATCCTGGACGAACGGCAGCGGCTGAGCCGCGAGATCCACGACACCCTCGCCCAGGGCTTCACCGGGATCATCACCCAGCTCGAAGCCGCCGAACTGGTCGAAGACGATCCGCCGGAGCGACGGCGGCGACTGGCCACCGCGGCCGCGCTGGCCAGGGAGAACCTGACCGAGGCGCGACGGGCCGTGCACGCGCTTCGCCCGGAGGCGCTGGAGTCCGCGCAGCTGCCGGACGCGCTGAACGCGGTCGCCGGCCGCTGGGGCGAGCGCTGCTCGGTCGCCATCGAGTTCACCACCACCGGCACCGCCAAGCCGATGCACCCCGAGATCGAGGCGACCCTGTTGCGCATCACCCAGGAAGCACTGTCCAATGTGGCCAAACACGCGGGTGCCACCAGGGTGGGCCTGACACTGTCGTATATGGAGGACCAGGTGACACTCGACGTGCGTGACGACGGAGCGGGTTTCGACCCCGATGCGGTCGCGCGGTCCGGCCCGCACGGCGGGTTCGGCCTGTCCGGGATGCGCCAGCGGGTCCAGCGGCTGGCCGGGCACCTGCACGTCGAGTCCGAACCCGGTGGCGGCACGGCCATCTCAGCCAACGTGCCCGCGGTGGCGGCGGTGTCCGACCGATGA
- a CDS encoding response regulator — MTITLLIADDHPVVRDGLRGIFTGDHGFEVLGEAANGAEAVALAERLRPDVVLMDLRMPGTDGVTAITELAKLGNPARVLVLTVYDTDSDVLPAIEAGATGYLLKDSPREDLFRAVRAAARGESVLSPAVASRIIGQMRSPAREPLSQRELEVLGLIARGSTNKEAAKKLFISEATVKTHLLHTYAKLGVKDRASAVAVAFERGLLGGS; from the coding sequence ATGACCATCACCCTGCTGATCGCGGACGACCACCCGGTGGTGCGGGACGGACTGCGCGGGATCTTCACCGGCGACCACGGCTTCGAGGTGCTCGGGGAGGCCGCCAACGGAGCCGAAGCCGTCGCGCTGGCCGAGCGGCTGCGGCCCGACGTGGTGCTGATGGATCTCCGGATGCCGGGCACCGACGGGGTCACCGCGATCACCGAGCTGGCCAAGCTGGGCAACCCGGCGCGGGTGCTGGTGCTCACCGTCTACGACACCGATTCCGACGTGCTGCCGGCGATCGAGGCCGGCGCGACCGGCTACCTGCTCAAGGACTCGCCCCGGGAGGACCTGTTCCGGGCCGTCCGCGCAGCGGCCCGCGGCGAGTCCGTGCTCTCCCCCGCGGTGGCCAGCCGGATCATCGGCCAGATGCGCTCACCGGCCCGCGAGCCGCTGAGCCAGCGCGAGCTCGAAGTGCTCGGGCTGATCGCGCGCGGGTCCACCAACAAGGAGGCCGCGAAGAAGCTGTTCATCAGCGAGGCCACCGTCAAAACGCATCTGCTGCACACCTACGCCAAACTCGGCGTGAAGGACAGGGCGTCCGCGGTGGCGGTTGCCTTCGAACGCGGCCTGCTCGGCGGGAGCTGA
- the coaE gene encoding dephospho-CoA kinase → MLRVGLTGGIGAGKSTVANRLVEHGAVLIDADAIAREVVEPGSEGLAELVEAFGADVRTAEGALDRPALAAKAFADEESRQRLNGIMHPRIGARTAELMAAAAPDAIVVHDIPLLVEGGLAARYHLVIVVDAPVETRVRRLVEARGMAERDARTRVAAQASEEQRRAVADVWLDNGGPQDIVLSEVDALWADRLVPFEANLRLHRARAPRPAVIAPYDETWPAQAERAMARIRAALGGTTGRVDHIGSTSVPGLPAKDVLDLQVTVSTLEDADAIADGLTEAGFPRQAGEWWDVPQDGSDQPWPKRFHTGGDPGRPVNLHVRSTETPAWRLALLFAAWLRDRPEEREAYAEVKYRLAGAHTTDPSVDGYAEEKQGWVDAAFVRAERWAAETGWTP, encoded by the coding sequence ATGCTGCGTGTGGGGCTCACCGGAGGAATCGGGGCGGGGAAGTCGACGGTCGCGAACCGGCTGGTCGAGCATGGCGCGGTGCTGATCGACGCCGACGCGATCGCCCGCGAGGTGGTCGAGCCGGGCAGCGAGGGCCTCGCCGAGCTGGTCGAGGCGTTCGGCGCGGACGTCCGCACCGCCGAGGGCGCGCTGGACCGGCCCGCGCTGGCGGCAAAGGCGTTCGCCGACGAGGAGTCCAGGCAGCGGCTGAACGGGATCATGCACCCGAGGATCGGGGCCAGGACCGCGGAGCTGATGGCGGCCGCGGCGCCGGACGCCATCGTGGTGCATGACATCCCGCTGCTGGTGGAGGGCGGTCTCGCCGCGCGCTACCACCTGGTGATCGTGGTGGACGCGCCGGTGGAGACCAGGGTGCGGCGGCTGGTCGAGGCCAGGGGCATGGCCGAGCGGGACGCGCGGACCCGGGTCGCGGCGCAGGCTTCGGAGGAGCAGCGCCGGGCCGTGGCCGACGTCTGGCTGGACAACGGCGGGCCGCAGGACATCGTGCTGTCCGAAGTGGACGCGCTGTGGGCGGACCGGCTGGTGCCCTTCGAGGCCAACCTCCGGCTGCACCGCGCGCGGGCGCCGCGGCCGGCGGTGATCGCGCCCTACGACGAGACCTGGCCGGCGCAGGCCGAACGGGCGATGGCCCGGATCCGGGCCGCGCTGGGCGGGACCACCGGCCGGGTGGACCACATCGGCTCCACGTCGGTGCCCGGCCTGCCCGCCAAGGACGTGCTCGACCTGCAGGTCACAGTGTCCACTTTGGAGGATGCCGACGCGATCGCGGACGGGCTGACCGAGGCCGGTTTCCCGCGCCAGGCGGGGGAGTGGTGGGACGTGCCGCAGGACGGCTCGGACCAGCCGTGGCCGAAGCGGTTCCACACCGGTGGCGACCCCGGCCGCCCGGTCAACCTGCACGTCCGCTCCACCGAGACGCCCGCGTGGCGGCTCGCGTTGCTGTTCGCCGCGTGGCTGCGTGACCGGCCCGAGGAGCGCGAGGCCTACGCCGAGGTCAAGTACCGGCTGGCCGGGGCGCACACCACGGACCCGTCCGTCGACGGGTACGCGGAGGAGAAGCAGGGTTGGGTGGACGCCGCCTTCGTCCGCGCCGAACGGTGGGCTGCCGAAACCGGCTGGACCCCCTGA